A single genomic interval of Lathyrus oleraceus cultivar Zhongwan6 chromosome 7, CAAS_Psat_ZW6_1.0, whole genome shotgun sequence harbors:
- the LOC127106502 gene encoding borneol dehydrogenase, mitochondrial: MATVPLASAVLRRLEGKVALITGGASGIGEATARLFHQNGAKVVIADIQDDKGHSVCQELHKSSASYVHCDVTKEKDIETAVNTAVSTYGKLDIMLNNAGISGANKTNILENTLSEFQQVINVNLVGIFLGTKHAARVMIPARRGSIINTASISGNIGGATNHAYTSSKHAVVGLTRNTAVELGPFGIRVNCVSPYIVLTPMAKKYLEVDDDGILGVYSNLKGTNLMPNDVAEANLYLGSDESKYVSGHNLVVDGGFTVVNNGFCVFGQSV; encoded by the exons ATGGCAACCGTTCCTTTGGCCTCAGCTGTTCTAAGAAG GCTTGAGGGTAAGGTGGCTCTGATCACCGGTGGTGCGAGCGGCATCGGCGAAGCCACCGCAAGACTCTTCCATCAAAACGGAGCTAAAGTCGTTATAGCTGACATCCAAGACGACAAAGGTCACTCAGTTTGCCAGGAGTTACACAAATCATCTGCCTCTTATGTTCACTGCGACGTGACAAAGGAAAAAGACATAGAAACCGCCGTGAACACGGCGGTTTCCACGTACGGTAAACTCGACATCATGTTAAACAACGCTGGCATAAGTGGTGCGAATAAAACCAACATACTTGAAAACACGTTATCTGAATTTCAACAAGTGATTAACGTGAACTTGGTCGGTATCTTTCTTGGAACAAAACATGCTGCAAGAGTAATGATCCCTGCTCGACGAGGTAGCATAATTAACACAGCAAGTATTTCTGGAAACATAGGTGGTGCCACGAATCATGCTTACACAAGTTCAAAGCACGCCGTTGTGGGGCTGACGAGAAACACGGCGGTCGAGCTTGGACCGTTCGGTATTCGGGTGAATTGTGTGTCGCCATATATTGTTCTCACTCCGATGGCTAAGAAATACTTGGAGGTAGATGATGATGGGATTCTAGGGGTTTATTCTAATCTAAAGGGTACTAATCTTATGCCAAATGATGTGGCTGAAGCTAATCTGTACTTGGGAAGTGATGAATCTAAGTATGTTAGTGGTCACAATCTTGTTGTTGATGGAGGATTTACAGTTGTGAACAATGGATTTTGTGTGTTTGGACAATCTGTCTGA